From one Erinaceus europaeus chromosome 4, mEriEur2.1, whole genome shotgun sequence genomic stretch:
- the LOC132538200 gene encoding ferritin light chain-like gives MSHLLLLIPVQIMFSLTVENSHVRFFLSILKTVFKLVAWALLGRFTFLDAPCILEVHESKGLLKMKNQRGGCALFQDIQKLSQDKWGETQDSVDAALVLEKKRNQALLDLHALGSARPDPHICDFLESHFLEEVKIIKKMRNHLTNLRRLEGPQGGVGEYLLERLTLKHD, from the exons ATGAGCCACCTTCTCCTGCTTAT CCCTGTTCAGATTATGTTTAGCCTTACTGTAGAAAACAGTCATGTCCGATTTTTCTTGTCAATA cTGAAAACAGTATTTAAGTTGGTGGCTTGGGCCCTGTTGGGGAGGTTCACTTTCCTGGATGCCCCATGTATACTGGAA gtgcatgagAGTAAGGGTCTCTTGAAGATGAAAAACCAGCGCGGTGGGTGCGCCCTCTTCCAGGATATTCAGAAGCTGTCACAAGATAAGTGGGGTGAAACGCAGGACTCCGTGGATGCCGCCTTAGTCTTGGAGAAAAAACGGAACCAGGCCCTTCTGGATTTGCATGCCCTGGGTTCTGCCCGCCCAGATCCTCATATCTGTGATTTCCTGGAGAGCCATTTCTTAGAAGAGGTGAAAATTATCAAGAAGATGCGCAACCACCTCACTAACCTCCGCAGACTGGAGGGTCCCCAGGGTGGGGTGGGCGAGTATCTCTTAGAAAGGCTTACCCTCAAACATGACTAG